In Pleuronectes platessa chromosome 5, fPlePla1.1, whole genome shotgun sequence, a single genomic region encodes these proteins:
- the ube4a gene encoding ubiquitin conjugation factor E4 A, with amino-acid sequence MTDQGNNNQNISCNPFAALFSSLADAKQFASGQKPEQQSAEPPLEDSGESQSDSENSVSDSVDENDDSVAEISRSFRSRQELCEQLNVNHMIQRIFLITLDNSDPSLRGGNGIPPRCVYLEEMAADLDGQDWLDMDNIDQALFNRLLLLEPGNHLIYMTSCSAVNLSADRDAGEKCAIPYLFGCYQRAKEEVTKVPEKLLSFAVRCKNLTVSNTRTVLLTPEIYITQNIYEQLFDLLLEGFNGAQSEEVVEFVEEVTAVLLSDQEVRTFEEVIVPVFDIFHGRIKDMDLCQPLLYSYLDVLLYFSHHKDIAKVLMEYIQPKDPTNGLQYQKTLLGTVLSISCLLRTPGVVEGHGYFLNPSRSSAQETKVQEANIHQFMGQFQDKLHQILKNLLQRSGETRHLLLSWLGNCLQANAGRAKIWANQMPEIFFQMYASDAFFLNLGAALLKLCQPFCRPRSPKLLTFNPTYCGLKELSEEERRNRNVHAKGLDKETCLIPLPPQQPVESAQSYSLLTENLILTQLTQHLGFHRLHEQMVKMNQSLHRLQVTWQEAQRSGNPMSEQLLEQFERLMIVYLSTKAATTQPAMLQCCLNLQASTAALLVQLGMGNQGPEHVALSFPLPSLQNTVLCYVPEFFAENMGDFFIFLRRFADDVLETSAESLEQILNFITVFMGNVDRMKNPHLRAKLAEVLEAVMPHMEPVSTGAAQPILFQRERVFCSYKYAPQLAEALISVFVDIEFTGDPHQFEQKFNYRRPMYPILKYMWGKDSYRESIKHLAAYASVNLEAMNPPLFLRYLNLLMNDAIFLLDEAIQYLSKIKVLQLERDRGEWEGLAPDARREKESSLQMLGQLGRFHNIMSNETIGTLAFLTSDIKGIFVHPFLAERIISMLNYFLQHLVGPKMGALKVKDFSEFDFKPQQLVSDICTIYLHLGDEENFCATVPKDGRSYSPILFSQTVRVLKKINKPGDMIVGFGVLADKIKSHADRHQQDEETYSDAPDEFLDPIMSTLMLDPVLLPSSNVTVDRSTIARHLLSDQTDPFNRSPLTMDQIRPNEDLKQQILQWLDRHKQESLQLGPSG; translated from the exons ATGACTGACCAGGGCAACAACAACCAGAATATCTCCTGCAACCCCTTCGCTGCCCTCTTCAGCTCACTGGCTGATGCTAAACAGTTTGCGTCAGGCCAGAAACCGGAACAGCAGTCGGCTGAACCACCAT TGGAGGACTCCGGGGAGAGCCAATCGGACTCAGAGAACTCTGTGTCAGACAGCGTTGATGAAAATGACGACTCTGTGGCAGAGATCAGTCGCTCATTCCGCTCCCGCCAGGAGCTGTGTGAGCAGCTCAATGTCAATCACATGATCCAGCGCATATTTCTCATCACTCTAGACAACA GTGATCCCAGTCTGAGAGGAGGTAATGGAATCCCCCCTCGTTGTGTGTATCTGGAGGAGATGGCTGCAGATCTGGATGGACAGGACTGGCTGGACATGGACAACATAGACCAG GCTCTGTTTAACCGCCTGCTGCTGCTAGAGCCAGGAAACCACCTCATCTACATGACATCATGCAGTGCCGTGAATCTATCTGCAGACCGCGACGCTGGAGAGAAATGTGCCATCCCTTACCTTTTTGGTTGTTACCAGAGAGCCAAAGAAGAG GTGACGAAGGTACCAGAGAAGTTACTGTCGTTTGCTGTGCGTTGTAAGAATCTGACGGTTTCTAACACACGGACAGTTCTGCTCACCCCAGAGATCTACATCACCCAGAATATCTACGAGCAGCTCTTTGACCTGCTGCTGGAAGGTTTCAACGGAGCCC AGTCAGAAGAGGTGGTTGAGTTTGTGGAGGAGGTAACTGCCGTACTGCTCTCTGACCAGGAGGTGCGTACCTTCGAGGAGGTGATAGTACCAGTGTTTGATATCTTCCATGGACGCATCAAAGACATGGACCTCTGTCAGCCTCTCCTCTACTCCTACTTAGACGTTCTCCTGTACTTTAGCCaccataaagatattgctaag GTACTGATGGAATACATTCAGCCTAAAGACCCAACCAATGGTTTGCAGTACCAGAAAACCCTATTGGGGACAGTGCTGAGTATCTCCTGCTTGTTAAGAACCCCAGGTGTGGTGGAGGGACATGGCTATTTCCTGAACCCCTCCCGCTCCAGTGCCCAGGAGACAAAGGTCCAGGAGGCCAACATCCACCAG TTTATGGGCCAGTTTCAAgacaagctgcaccaaatcttGAAAAACTTGCTCCAGAGATCTGGTGAGACGCGTCACCTCCTGCTCTCGTGGCTGGGCAACTGTCTGCAGGCTAACGCTGGACGGGCAAAGATATGGGCCAATCAGATGCCAGAGATCTTCTTCCAGATGTACGCTTCAGATGCATTCTTTTTAAACTTGGGTGCTGCCCTTCTGAAGCTGTGCCAGCCTTTCTGCAGGCCTCGTTCGCCCAAACTGCTCACCTTCAACCCCACCTACTGTGGCCTCAAAGAGCTGAGCGAAGAAGAGAGGCGCAATCGCAATGTGCACGCAAAAG GTCTCGACAAGGAAACCTGTCTGATCCCTCTGCCCCCTCAACAGCCGGTGGAGTCTGCACAGTCCTACAGCCTGCTGACTGAAAACCTCATCCTCACACAGCTCACACAGCATCTAGGCTTCCACAG ACTCCATGAGCAGATGGTGAAGATGAACCAGTCTCTCCACCGGCTCCAGGTGACATGGCAAGAGGCCCAGCGGAGTGGCAACCCGATGTCGGAGCAGCTCCTTGAGCAGTTTGAGCGTCTGATGATTGTGTATCTGTCAACCAAAGCTGCCACTACGCAGCCTGCTATGCTGCAATGCTGCCTTAACCTCCAAGCTTCCACCGCTGCTCTGCTGGTTCAGCTTGGAATGGGAAACCAGGGGCCTGAACATGTAGCACTCAGTTTCCCCCTGCCCTCGCTGCAGAATACTGTGCTCTGCTACGTACCAG AGTTTTTTGCAGAAAACATGGGagattttttcatctttttgcGGCGGTTTGCAGACGATGTTTTGGAGACTTCTGCAGAAAGTCTGGAGCAGATTCTTAACTTCATCACTGTCTTCATGGGTAATGTGGACAG GATGAAGAACCCACACTTAAGAGCAAAGCTTGCGGAGGTCTTAGAGGCGGTGATGCCACACATGGAGCCTGTGTCTACTGGTGCTGCTCAGCCAATCCTGTTCCAGCGAGAGAGAGTGTTCTGTTCCTACAAATACGCACCTCAGCTGGCCGAGGCCCTCATCAGTGTGTTCGTAGACATTGAATTCACAG GGGATCCTCATCAGTTCGAGCAGAAATTCAACTACAGAAGGCCCATGTATCCCATCCTCAAGTACATGTGGGGCAAAGATAGCTACAGAGAGAGCATCAAG CATTTGGCCGCCTATGCTTCTGTGAACCTGGAGGCCATGAACCCCCCTCTGTTCCTCAGGTATCTCAACTTACTGATGAATGATGCCATCTTCCTGCTAGATGAGGCTATTCAG TACCTGAGTAAAATAAAGGTTCTGCAGCTGGAGCGGGATCGAGGGGAGTGGGAAGGTCTGGCCCCGGATGCCCGAAGAGAGAAAGAGTCAAGCCTGCAGATGTTAGGACAGCTTGGACGCTTCCACAACATCATGTCTAATGAGACCATCGGCACACTGGCCTTTCTCACCTCAG ATATCAAGGGGATCTTTGTGCACCCCTTCCTGGCTGAGAGGATCATCTCAATGCTGAACTACTTCCTGCAGCACCTTGTGGGTCCTAAGATGGGCGCCCTTAAAGTCAAGGACTTCAGTGAGTTCGACTTCAAGCCCCAGCAGCTTGTTTCTGATATCTGCACCATCTACCTGCACCTGGG TGATGAGGAGAATTTCTGTGCTACAGTCCCAAAGGACGGCCGGTCGTACTCTCCTATCCTCTTTTCACAGACTGTTAGGGTTCTGAAGAAGATCAACAAACCTGGTGACATGATTGTTGGTTTTGGAGTTCTTGCTGATAAAATAAAG tCCCATGCAGATAGGCATCAGCAGGACGAGGAGACATATTCAGATGCTCCAGATGAGTTCTTGGACCCCATCATGTCCACTCTGATGCTAGATCCTGTGCTTCTTCCCTCATCCAACGTAACAGTTGATCGCTCAACTATAGCAAGGCATCTCCTTAG TGACCAGACGGACCCTTTCAACCGCAGTCCTCTCACGATGGACCAGATCAGGCCAAACGAGGACCTCAAACAGCAGATTTTACAGTGGCTCGATAGGCATAAGCAGGAGAGCTTGCAGCTGGGACCCAGTGGCTAG